The Chanos chanos chromosome 6, fChaCha1.1, whole genome shotgun sequence genome includes a region encoding these proteins:
- the klhdc8a gene encoding kelch domain-containing protein 8A: MTVPSAHEFHWQSLARLSSGRVYHSLVEVGGQLYMLGGCDAAGQPSTALELYSPEVDQWVSLPSMPTPRAGAAVAVLGKQLLVVGGVGKDQHPLKTVEVYNTEEGKWKKRSSLREPTMGLAVSVKDGRVFAVGGMGADLLPRSILQQYDLRKDVWALLPPMPTPRYDASVCMLGSKLYVAGGRQCKRSVKAFEVFDVDSRSWSSLPSLPCKRSYSGVVWDNAGCLCWLGGLRQGGIHQNSKFTKNVNIFDTNQGVWLKSEDTVSMKTKRADFAAAMVRGRLIVAGGLGHQPSVLDSVEGFHPEKRKWERLPPMPTPRCSASSIVIRDRLLVVGGVNQIPSAAHEILYVKEEEFL, from the exons ATGACAGTGCCCTCGGCTCATGAGTTCCATTGGCAGAGCCTGGCACGCCTATCCAGTGGTCGTGTCTACCATTCGCTGGTGGAGGTTGGAGGCCAGCTCTACATGCTGGGAGGTTGTGATGCAGCAGGACAGCCAAGCACTGCCCTAGAACTCTACTCCCCAGAGGTCGACCAATGGGTCAGTCTACCTTCCATGCCTACACCCAGGGCTGGAGCAGCTGTAGCTGTCTTAGGCAAGCAACTCCTGGTGGTGGGAGGTGTGGGAAAGGACCAGCATCCTTTGAAGACTGTGGAGGTGTACAATACAGAGGAGGGCAAATGGAAAAAGAGGAGCTCGCTTAGGGAGCCAACCATGGGGCTCGCTGTGTCTGTCAAAG ACGGCAGAGTGTTTGCAGTCGGAGGGATGGGAGCAGACCTACTGCCCAGAAGCATTCTGCAGCAGTATGACCTCCGAAAGGATGTGTGGGCACTCCTGCCTCCGATGCCCACCCCCCGCTATGACgctagtgtgtgcatgttaggCTCCAAGCTCTATGTGGCAG GGGGACGTCAGTGCAAACGTTCTGTTAAGGCCTTTGAAGTCTTTGACGTGGACAGCCGATCTTGGAGTTCCCTCCCCAGTTTGCCCTGCAAAAGGTCATATTCAGGGGTAGTGTGGGATAACGCAGGATGCCTCTGCTGGTTGGGAGGCCTCCGGCAAGGAGGTATCCACCAAAATTCAAAGTTCACCAAAAATGTTAATATATTCGACACTAACCAAG GAGTTTGGCTGAAATCAGAGGACACTGTGTCTATGAAGACAAAACGGGCTGACTTTGCTGCAGCCATGGTGCGGGGAAGATTGATTGTGGCAGGGGGGCTTG gCCATCAACCCTCTGTTTTGGATTCTGTAGAAGGATTCCATCCAGAGAAGCGCAAGTGGGAAAGACTTCCACCTATGCCAACACCCCGCTGCTCTGCATCCAGTATTGTGATTCGTGACCGGCTTTTAGTGGTGGGAGGAGTCAATCAAATTCCAAGTGCTGCCCATGAGATTCTATATGTTAAGGAGGAGGAGTTTCTCTAG